In Verrucomicrobiota bacterium, one genomic interval encodes:
- a CDS encoding DUF4304 domain-containing protein — MITNQKKLEEIIDGVLKPFGFIKRRSAWYRHYPETVLVLDLQKSDYGGQYYVNLAVSIRELNRQEYPREEHCHINIRLDRVAGDRETVHKVFDLENRTLTDDERRQHILEIIGKGSQWLEALSTLRTITWQLSKNESLRNRTTIQARRFLNINSLLPTDGNQ; from the coding sequence ATGATCACGAACCAAAAAAAACTGGAAGAGATAATTGATGGCGTTCTGAAGCCTTTCGGCTTCATCAAACGACGGTCTGCATGGTATCGGCATTATCCAGAAACTGTGCTTGTCTTGGACCTGCAAAAGTCGGATTATGGTGGTCAATATTACGTGAATTTGGCAGTTTCCATTCGTGAGTTGAATCGGCAGGAATATCCCCGTGAAGAACATTGCCATATTAATATTCGTCTCGACCGCGTTGCCGGTGACCGAGAGACAGTCCACAAGGTGTTCGATCTCGAAAACCGAACATTAACAGATGATGAACGACGCCAACACATACTTGAGATAATCGGAAAGGGATCACAGTGGCTTGAAGCGCTATCGACGCTTAGGACAATCACTTGGCAGCTTTCTAAGAACGAATCGCTTCGAAATCGAACAACCATTCAGGCACGGCGCTTCCTAAACATCAATTCCTTACTACCAACAGATGGCAACCAATAG
- a CDS encoding RHS repeat-associated core domain-containing protein produces MQLALAYQPRLDAAVPRMAAVYADGSFARTSSWLLTNEVRYVYDGSLVVQERDSNNIPCVTYSRGLDLSGGFQSAGGIGGLLARTDNALMRRVGSSALQASAFYHADGNGNITMMVDALQNVVARYQYDPYGNILFINGSLADANTYRFSSKEWDSKTGDYHYHFREYTPSLHRWRNADPVGEYGGVNLYGFVHNRPMDSIDPLGLFDAPNFDQGAANWQTRVDGCKATVNQSITTDFGALGATLLNTMMDVGNGTMQFVAAIPHIGGENTYRFAQNPSWENSPYLLKDINTSLGVALFFAPGIQPLASEMSTMRVNGPPSTVAAKGPVRAFEVGTADDLLARSVKNDKLDIHHVGQAHPFEQIISDYNRGSAPAIAVPRAQHTTIPTVRGQCTATARDQLAKDIRDLRNYTDAPNSSLRELIDLNKQKYPNALQK; encoded by the coding sequence GTGCAACTCGCTTTGGCGTATCAGCCGCGCTTGGACGCGGCTGTTCCTCGGATGGCTGCTGTTTATGCCGATGGCTCATTTGCTCGCACTAGCTCCTGGCTTCTCACCAATGAAGTCCGGTATGTTTATGATGGTAGTTTGGTAGTGCAGGAACGGGACAGCAACAATATCCCATGTGTGACGTATTCTCGGGGGCTTGACTTAAGTGGTGGATTCCAAAGTGCTGGGGGCATAGGTGGGTTACTGGCCCGGACAGATAACGCCTTGATGCGGCGAGTGGGTTCCAGCGCCTTGCAGGCCTCCGCGTTTTATCATGCTGACGGTAATGGCAATATCACCATGATGGTGGACGCCCTTCAGAATGTAGTGGCGCGTTATCAGTATGATCCGTATGGAAACATTCTGTTTATCAATGGCTCCTTGGCGGATGCCAATACGTACCGGTTTTCGAGCAAGGAGTGGGATTCAAAAACGGGCGATTACCATTACCATTTTCGTGAATACACTCCCAGCCTTCATAGGTGGAGAAATGCAGATCCGGTTGGGGAATATGGTGGGGTGAATTTATATGGATTTGTGCATAACCGCCCAATGGATTCAATTGACCCGCTGGGACTATTCGACGCGCCGAATTTTGATCAGGGGGCGGCGAATTGGCAGACACGTGTGGACGGTTGCAAGGCGACGGTGAATCAGTCAATTACGACAGATTTTGGTGCGCTCGGCGCGACGCTGCTCAATACTATGATGGATGTTGGAAATGGCACCATGCAGTTTGTTGCGGCAATCCCTCATATTGGCGGAGAAAACACTTACCGCTTTGCCCAAAATCCCAGTTGGGAGAATTCACCGTATTTGCTTAAGGATATCAATACCAGTTTGGGCGTAGCCTTGTTTTTTGCACCTGGGATTCAGCCTTTGGCTTCCGAGATGAGCACGATGCGGGTCAATGGTCCGCCATCAACCGTAGCCGCGAAGGGGCCAGTTAGGGCGTTTGAGGTTGGAACTGCCGATGATTTGTTGGCCAGGTCTGTTAAAAACGATAAGCTTGACATTCATCACGTCGGCCAAGCCCATCCATTTGAACAAATAATCTCTGACTACAATCGAGGTTCGGCCCCGGCAATAGCTGTTCCCCGCGCACAGCACACAACCATTCCAACGGTTCGTGGGCAATGCACGGCAACTGCAAGGGACCAACTCGCCAAAGATATCCGAGATTTGAGGAATTACACAGATGCGCCTAACAGTTCATTGCGCGAGCTAATCGACCTAAATAAACAAAAATATCCCAACGCTTTACAAAAATGA
- a CDS encoding RHS repeat-associated core domain-containing protein has protein sequence MAAVYADGTFARTNLTLSTGSNTFTAIAQDTNGVRATNIITLNVPASSTFSYDLNGNMVGDGIRVFDYDDDNQLIRITATNQWKSEFVYDGLMRRRIVRDFSYLPASSSWLLTNEVRYVYDGSLVVQERDSNNIPCVTYSRGLDLSGGFQSAGGIGGLLARTDNALMRRVGSSALQASAFYHADGNGNITMMVDAIQNIVARYQYDPYGNPLGISGSLADANTYRFSSKEFHVPSGLPYYGRRYYNPGLQRWINADPIGEYGGLNLYGFVGNDPQNWLDSFGLEIGDWYNPLTYLWPSAAELQGQNRLDAWARSKGYSSCQNLQDQLNQNNDPTGFSTDQQLTKERWSALQATARNATDLTEGYLNGPVPEVKTAAAATSGAVIIADAARKTGLWQKAKSLFTKGTCSAKSGETAFTKAGRDAHKLYNPGPSYDLKVRLPSGKKPDAVDFDAKIVRELKPNNPRAIQRGERQLEGYLQELEEVFGGNWKGSVDTYNR, from the coding sequence ATGGCTGCTGTGTATGCCGATGGCACCTTTGCTCGCACGAATCTAACCCTGTCCACTGGCAGCAACACGTTTACCGCCATTGCTCAGGATACCAATGGAGTCAGGGCGACCAATATTATTACGCTCAACGTGCCTGCTTCCTCGACGTTCAGTTATGACCTGAATGGAAACATGGTTGGCGATGGAATCAGAGTATTCGATTACGATGATGATAACCAACTCATTCGCATCACCGCCACGAATCAGTGGAAATCAGAGTTCGTTTATGATGGTCTCATGCGGCGGCGCATCGTCCGTGATTTCTCCTATCTCCCAGCTTCTAGCTCCTGGCTTCTCACCAATGAAGTCCGGTATGTTTATGATGGTAGTTTGGTAGTGCAGGAACGGGACAGCAACAATATCCCATGTGTGACGTATTCTCGGGGGCTTGACTTAAGTGGTGGATTCCAAAGTGCTGGGGGCATAGGTGGGTTACTGGCCCGGACAGATAACGCCTTGATGCGGCGAGTGGGTTCCAGCGCCTTGCAGGCCTCCGCGTTTTATCATGCTGACGGTAATGGCAATATCACCATGATGGTGGACGCCATTCAGAATATAGTGGCTCGTTATCAGTATGATCCCTATGGCAATCCGCTTGGCATCAGCGGTTCATTGGCGGATGCCAATACGTACCGGTTTTCGAGTAAGGAATTCCATGTGCCAAGCGGTCTGCCTTACTATGGGCGCAGATACTATAATCCGGGCCTGCAACGGTGGATCAATGCGGACCCGATTGGGGAATACGGAGGACTTAACCTATATGGGTTCGTTGGGAATGATCCTCAGAATTGGCTGGATTCGTTCGGGCTGGAAATTGGTGATTGGTATAATCCCTTAACATACTTATGGCCTTCTGCGGCAGAACTCCAAGGTCAAAATCGTCTGGACGCATGGGCTCGTTCAAAAGGCTATTCCAGTTGCCAAAACCTACAGGACCAACTAAATCAAAACAATGACCCCACCGGCTTTAGTACTGATCAGCAATTAACAAAAGAAAGATGGAGTGCGCTTCAAGCCACAGCGCGCAATGCAACTGACCTCACAGAGGGTTATTTGAATGGCCCGGTTCCAGAAGTTAAAACCGCAGCTGCGGCCACCAGTGGTGCTGTTATCATTGCTGATGCTGCGCGCAAAACGGGATTGTGGCAGAAGGCGAAAAGCTTATTTACAAAAGGGACTTGTTCTGCAAAGTCGGGAGAAACTGCATTCACCAAAGCCGGACGCGATGCTCACAAGCTCTACAACCCAGGCCCGAGCTATGACCTGAAGGTGAGATTGCCAAGCGGCAAAAAGCCGGATGCTGTTGACTTCGACGCTAAAATTGTTCGCGAGCTTAAACCGAACAATCCGCGTGCGATACAACGTGGCGAACGCCAATTGGAAGGGTATCTTCAAGAACTAGAAGAAGTTTTCGGTGGTAATTGGAAAGGCAGTGTGGACACCTATAACCGATGA
- a CDS encoding RHS repeat-associated core domain-containing protein translates to MNTEHQGTGQEQNGGWLRQRWQSMVTLLLLAAVLFPFAKQLRADYYDIESLQREFQARYYYINGTYISWPSCTGVYSNAPVFPATGYYTNRSDDNMTLLVQNLVANYFSSGVYSNFVATTNGTNNIEGASIAADDYSWLPLLPQYQTTNSSEVGFISNLNFSDVNASNWPVYFNMISNDISRLKYVSVYYWASFIGIDDDHSNPEYIFAEASADFGFGACDSFKTSLRNAFDEQLANDAWIPYLQRWGDYAYGLDVFYDLSYNVYTDSTNYYGRMGATRGRFAIDPTGFTNTAYLYLIAPNDAPDDYVYVTNYNGQPSFPVTNDHKWHCLTNFSTHSNFISQVFGNVTAPLTIEDDCPPIYGHDWLERYWWTGSWLMVAQPILDTHTTPIPVASDPNTDLPPCDNCHGMMDWSVSEPQINLWLNDTPFAYNPSKGPRVELTIHYQQGDGTTGSSPGVFSLGTGWASSWLSFMQGTGPTNQVYLPSGANVLMCTGRWNYELNARLDQVTDAQSNAWYEVQFGDGSKLVYAFSANGQTYLTKQQDPQGRAITFQYTNNSAVLLRYVIDGDGLTNVITYASGTNLIDHIADPYGRTAWFAYDNQGRLTNITDVVQITSGIGYSSSGQIASLSTPYGMTRFEYPSGTDPNHPTETVKAILVTRPDQSQHLYLRRDGGPDPVPASYSLVPAITGFPTYFETTNLNVRNTFHWNARQCPTLSTTNVFNLVSNDYLKAKLSHWLQHPETNFVSQTLAMERTASPDGQTLGQITWYDHEGKPTASIQGTQILPLMTAFVLPDGRTWYKRTERNDYGLPLKEIETWSDSSGTTQLRTNRYVYAANGIDLLQFFQSRTWSDMDFGYNEHHQVTYTIDAKGQLTSYQYNTNTHQLIQRQIPSGLTTQYQYDNNTGYPTAVVDLEINRTNRFTFDHGLPKTVTDPRGLTVNLAYDNLERLVSVTYPDGTYTTNVYHWLDVVGAKDRLDHWTRYLYNPVRQRIAETNALNQVTGYSYCNCGSLESIINAIGDAIHYSNDLVGRLTQVVLPDNTSTINRFDALGRVRIVSDGTGSITNYNNLQGLPITASNSFGRLFLVEYDCLDRATNVVNANGVSVRMTYDELHRLTSRTAQGTNPESFEYSPSGLISYTDPLNQITRFGRDVAGRLWATTNANLEVTRFDYSPAGDLQTLTDAKNQKTSWHYDIYGQVLAKTNDSGTVIVTNAFNANGQLTARWTPAKGLTTYARDAGGNLLTVAHPSSTSFSYSYDALNRMQSMTDAVGTSQFAYDSMGRLTSEDGPWDNDTVTLGYANRQRQTLSLQQPNASAWTQTYTWDSMRRLQTISNPSGSFNYGYGAPNSPSALVRQLSLPNGAYVTNAFDYLARLTNTALIGSVGILNAHGYEYDDASQRKSTVRADGRRVDFTYDAIGQLKTAIGKEADNTVRLHEKFGYAYDLAGNLNYRTNNALLQTFNADGLNQLTTGSRSGTLTVAGVVSGSPTNITVNNQLAVIYGDGSFARTNLTLSTGTNTFTAIAQDTNGVKATNIITLHVPASPSFAYDLNGNLTSDGQRGFDYDDENQLVRIIATNQWKSEFLYDGLMRRRIGKEFTWTNSAWLLTNEVRYVYDGSLVVQERDSNNVPCVTYSRGLDLSGGFQSAGGIGGLLARTDNAVMRRVGSSALQASAFYHADGNGNMTMLADAIQNVAARYQYDPYGNTLFINGSLADVNTYRSSSKEFHVPSGLPYYGRRYYNPSLQRWTSPDPLGVLFDSNPYRFVYNGPLSYIDPDGLAPQPVRLSFNLNGRDATVQYADQQFGQSYGIGLHGPLESSPIGQVLDGLGRILKPVDDTVQCMRESGSPFIRVAGTFLMAVQWVVPEGQVGKLSKASKPCKVVGELKTAQRTTKENAQARNFFKNRKDAARNAWEERTGRQWPEDANGRPWPAEHTPPLKEGGDPMTVTPRDPGAPDPHNIPGPDGLTDYQRWGALGTPAREANK, encoded by the coding sequence ATGAATACTGAACATCAAGGGACGGGACAGGAGCAAAACGGTGGCTGGTTAAGACAGCGTTGGCAAAGCATGGTTACACTATTGCTGCTGGCTGCTGTGCTATTTCCATTCGCTAAACAATTGCGGGCGGATTACTACGACATCGAGTCGTTGCAGCGTGAATTCCAAGCCAGATATTATTATATTAATGGCACCTACATTTCGTGGCCTTCATGCACGGGTGTTTACAGTAATGCGCCGGTTTTTCCTGCCACCGGTTATTATACGAACCGTTCGGATGACAATATGACACTGTTGGTTCAAAATCTGGTCGCTAATTATTTCAGCAGCGGCGTGTACTCTAATTTTGTTGCCACGACCAACGGCACCAATAATATTGAAGGGGCATCCATTGCAGCAGATGATTATTCTTGGCTTCCTCTACTACCGCAGTACCAGACCACGAATAGCAGTGAAGTGGGGTTCATTTCGAATCTGAATTTCAGCGACGTAAACGCATCAAATTGGCCTGTCTATTTTAACATGATTTCAAATGACATTTCGCGACTAAAATATGTATCGGTTTATTATTGGGCCAGTTTTATTGGCATTGATGATGATCATTCAAACCCGGAGTATATTTTTGCGGAGGCCTCAGCAGACTTCGGCTTCGGTGCTTGTGACTCCTTTAAAACCAGTTTGCGCAATGCTTTTGACGAACAGTTGGCCAACGATGCGTGGATACCTTACCTTCAACGATGGGGAGACTATGCTTATGGTTTGGATGTTTTTTATGACTTGAGCTATAACGTGTATACTGATTCCACCAACTATTATGGAAGGATGGGGGCTACACGTGGGCGTTTTGCGATAGATCCAACAGGATTCACCAATACCGCATATCTATATTTAATCGCGCCAAACGATGCTCCGGATGACTATGTCTATGTAACAAACTATAACGGACAACCTTCATTCCCGGTTACAAACGACCACAAATGGCATTGCCTGACTAATTTCAGTACCCACAGTAATTTTATTTCGCAGGTATTTGGCAATGTTACTGCCCCGCTGACCATTGAAGACGATTGTCCACCGATATATGGACACGATTGGCTAGAGAGATACTGGTGGACTGGCAGTTGGTTGATGGTCGCCCAACCTATCTTAGATACGCACACAACACCCATTCCGGTAGCCTCAGATCCCAACACTGATCTACCCCCCTGTGATAATTGTCACGGGATGATGGATTGGTCGGTTTCGGAACCACAAATCAACTTATGGCTCAACGACACCCCGTTTGCTTACAATCCCAGCAAAGGGCCGCGGGTTGAACTAACGATTCACTATCAGCAAGGGGATGGCACAACCGGCAGCAGCCCCGGTGTCTTTAGCTTGGGTACTGGTTGGGCCTCTTCCTGGCTGTCATTCATGCAAGGAACCGGACCGACCAACCAAGTTTATCTGCCCAGCGGTGCCAATGTGCTCATGTGTACGGGCCGCTGGAACTATGAATTGAATGCGCGACTTGACCAGGTGACGGATGCCCAAAGTAATGCCTGGTATGAAGTCCAGTTTGGAGATGGTAGCAAGCTCGTATATGCCTTCAGCGCCAACGGGCAAACTTATCTGACCAAACAACAGGATCCGCAAGGCAGGGCTATTACTTTTCAATACACCAACAATTCAGCAGTGCTTTTGCGCTACGTGATTGACGGCGATGGTCTCACCAATGTCATCACCTATGCCTCTGGCACCAACTTGATTGACCATATCGCCGATCCCTATGGCCGTACTGCTTGGTTTGCCTATGATAATCAGGGGCGGTTGACCAATATTACGGACGTGGTGCAAATCACGAGTGGAATAGGCTATAGTAGCAGCGGGCAGATTGCATCCCTGTCAACACCGTATGGAATGACTCGGTTCGAATATCCTAGCGGCACCGATCCCAACCATCCCACCGAAACGGTAAAAGCCATCCTCGTCACCCGGCCTGATCAAAGCCAGCATTTGTATTTGCGCAGGGATGGTGGTCCGGACCCAGTGCCCGCCAGTTACAGTTTGGTGCCGGCCATTACTGGTTTCCCCACCTATTTTGAGACGACCAACCTGAATGTTCGCAACACGTTTCACTGGAACGCCCGACAATGTCCCACACTTTCCACTACCAATGTCTTCAACCTGGTCTCGAATGATTATCTGAAAGCCAAGCTGAGCCATTGGTTGCAGCATCCAGAAACTAATTTCGTAAGCCAGACCTTGGCGATGGAACGCACAGCCAGTCCCGATGGCCAAACCCTGGGGCAAATCACGTGGTATGATCACGAAGGAAAACCCACGGCGAGCATTCAAGGCACGCAAATCCTGCCGCTCATGACGGCGTTTGTACTGCCGGATGGTCGTACTTGGTATAAACGCACTGAACGCAACGACTATGGTTTGCCTTTGAAAGAGATTGAAACCTGGTCGGATTCCAGTGGCACTACCCAATTACGCACCAACCGGTATGTGTATGCCGCTAACGGGATTGATTTGTTACAGTTTTTCCAATCCCGCACCTGGAGCGACATGGATTTTGGCTATAATGAACACCATCAGGTGACTTATACCATTGATGCAAAGGGGCAACTTACCTCCTACCAGTACAACACTAATACCCATCAGCTTATTCAACGACAGATCCCATCGGGACTCACTACCCAGTACCAGTACGATAACAACACCGGATATCCCACAGCGGTCGTTGATTTGGAAATCAATCGCACCAATCGTTTCACCTTTGATCATGGACTCCCTAAAACTGTCACTGATCCACGGGGCCTAACTGTCAACTTGGCTTACGACAACCTTGAACGTCTGGTTTCCGTAACTTATCCCGATGGCACCTATACCACCAACGTTTATCATTGGCTGGATGTGGTTGGAGCCAAGGATCGCCTCGATCATTGGACACGGTATTTGTATAATCCGGTGCGCCAACGGATTGCTGAGACCAATGCTTTGAACCAAGTGACCGGCTATTCCTATTGTAATTGTGGTTCGCTCGAATCCATCATTAATGCAATTGGTGACGCAATCCATTATTCCAATGATCTAGTTGGGCGACTAACCCAAGTGGTCTTGCCGGATAACACCAGCACGATTAACCGATTCGACGCTCTTGGCCGTGTGCGAATCGTAAGTGATGGCACGGGTAGCATCACGAACTACAACAATCTTCAAGGATTGCCGATAACCGCTTCAAATTCCTTTGGCCGACTGTTCCTGGTTGAATATGATTGTTTGGACCGTGCGACTAACGTCGTCAATGCCAATGGGGTTAGTGTTCGGATGACGTATGATGAACTCCATCGTCTCACTTCCCGCACGGCTCAAGGAACGAATCCTGAGAGCTTTGAATATTCCCCGAGTGGGCTGATCAGCTATACTGACCCATTGAACCAAATCACTCGCTTTGGACGCGATGTTGCCGGCCGTTTATGGGCTACCACTAACGCCAATCTCGAAGTCACTCGCTTTGATTACTCTCCGGCTGGTGATTTGCAGACGCTTACCGATGCAAAGAACCAGAAGACCTCGTGGCATTATGATATTTATGGGCAAGTGCTGGCCAAGACCAACGACAGCGGCACAGTCATAGTCACCAATGCTTTTAATGCCAATGGACAGTTAACTGCTAGATGGACTCCGGCCAAAGGATTAACCACCTATGCGCGTGATGCGGGTGGTAACCTGTTGACGGTCGCCCATCCATCCAGCACCTCATTCAGCTACTCGTACGATGCACTTAACCGGATGCAATCCATGACCGATGCCGTGGGGACTTCACAGTTTGCGTATGACTCAATGGGCCGGTTAACCTCTGAAGACGGCCCTTGGGACAATGACACCGTTACGTTAGGCTATGCCAATCGTCAGCGGCAAACCCTATCTCTCCAGCAACCCAATGCGTCAGCCTGGACACAAACCTACACTTGGGACTCTATGCGACGGTTGCAAACGATCTCCAACCCGTCAGGCAGCTTCAACTATGGCTACGGCGCGCCCAATTCCCCTTCGGCTCTGGTACGGCAGTTGTCATTGCCCAACGGAGCCTATGTCACTAACGCTTTCGATTACCTGGCCAGGTTGACCAATACCGCGTTGATTGGCAGTGTCGGTATTCTCAATGCTCATGGGTACGAGTACGACGACGCTAGTCAACGCAAGAGCACTGTTCGTGCAGATGGTCGCCGGGTAGATTTCACGTATGACGCGATTGGGCAGCTTAAGACGGCGATTGGAAAAGAAGCCGATAATACCGTCAGGCTGCATGAGAAATTCGGCTACGCTTATGACCTCGCTGGAAACCTGAATTATCGTACCAACAATGCCTTGCTACAGACCTTCAATGCAGATGGCCTTAATCAGTTGACCACAGGTAGCCGGAGCGGCACGTTGACAGTAGCAGGCGTGGTTAGCGGTTCTCCCACCAACATTACCGTCAATAATCAGTTGGCTGTTATTTATGGGGATGGCTCTTTCGCACGCACTAACCTAACCCTATCAACCGGCACCAACACCTTTACCGCCATTGCCCAGGATACCAACGGAGTCAAAGCGACTAACATTATTACCCTGCACGTGCCTGCTTCCCCCAGTTTTGCGTATGATCTGAACGGAAACCTTACCAGCGACGGTCAGCGCGGATTTGATTATGATGATGAAAATCAACTAGTTCGCATCATTGCCACCAATCAATGGAAGAGCGAGTTTCTGTACGATGGACTAATGCGGCGACGCATTGGAAAGGAATTCACATGGACCAATAGTGCCTGGTTGCTTACTAATGAAGTTCGCTATGTTTATGATGGCAGTTTGGTAGTGCAGGAACGGGATAGTAATAATGTGCCATGTGTGACGTATTCCCGTGGACTTGATTTAAGCGGTGGATTCCAAAGTGCTGGGGGTATTGGTGGGTTGCTTGCTCGCACAGATAACGCCGTAATGCGGCGAGTTGGTTCCAGTGCCTTGCAAGCCTCAGCGTTTTATCATGCGGACGGTAATGGTAATATGACGATGTTGGCAGATGCCATTCAAAATGTAGCGGCCCGTTATCAGTATGATCCTTACGGAAATACCTTGTTTATCAATGGCTCCTTAGCGGATGTCAACACGTACCGATCTTCGAGTAAGGAATTCCATGTGCCAAGCGGCCTGCCTTACTATGGGCGCAGATACTATAATCCGAGTCTGCAACGGTGGACTTCGCCCGACCCACTTGGGGTTCTCTTCGACTCGAACCCCTACCGTTTTGTTTACAACGGCCCGCTCTCATATATCGACCCGGATGGCCTGGCCCCGCAACCGGTCAGGCTGAGTTTCAATCTCAACGGCAGAGATGCCACGGTGCAATATGCGGATCAACAGTTTGGACAGAGTTATGGGATTGGCCTGCATGGCCCGCTCGAAAGCTCACCTATCGGGCAGGTGTTAGATGGCTTGGGCAGAATACTTAAGCCAGTTGATGATACTGTGCAGTGCATGAGGGAATCGGGAAGCCCGTTCATTAGGGTGGCTGGCACGTTCTTAATGGCTGTTCAGTGGGTGGTTCCAGAGGGACAAGTGGGCAAGCTCAGCAAGGCGAGCAAGCCGTGCAAGGTCGTAGGGGAGTTGAAGACAGCGCAACGAACCACCAAAGAGAATGCACAGGCCAGAAATTTCTTTAAGAACCGCAAGGACGCCGCGCGAAATGCCTGGGAAGAGCGGACGGGACGACAGTGGCCGGAGGATGCGAATGGCAGACCGTGGCCAGCGGAACACACCCCACCATTAAAAGAAGGTGGTGATCCGATGACAGTTACTCCACGAGACCCCGGTGCACCCGATCCGCACAATATTCCTGGACCAGACGGGTTAACCGATTATCAGCGGTGGGGCGCGTTGGGAACCCCGGCACGGGAAGCTAATAAATAA